In a single window of the Plasmodium cynomolgi strain B DNA, chromosome 6, whole genome shotgun sequence genome:
- a CDS encoding phist protein (Pf-fam-b;~putative), translated as MGVRLSFTIPGLLNVLLVSFMFLLVHQEKGLNEQPLSTKEACIECSQKRKLAASPPRRTINDEIDEEDEAAGPSRGSRSSSRRSSSSSSSSSSSNRRQGNVSNMDEHYGLNNGQAERTKNENAIDYVHNDIEETYELPDYDTIKEKERRRKEDYDNNSYEMNENEFIRSISEDEVNERIKRLGESVDVKEMFIIWNYVNGFERTKYINMENNIIEYCENLASAYNVSRKTKAEQWIKVYYYMKDELFYKERKFYKKLYNFLEHGPSSKKLFLEFLNQTKLSWRNFRRDVNSICMEMLNSTLTGF; from the exons atggGCGTACGCCTTAGCTTTACAATTCCGGGGCTCCTTAACGTGTTGTTAGTGTCCTTCATGTTCCTCTTGGTACATCAG GAAAAAGGCCTAAACGAACAACCGCTTAGCACAAAAGAAGCATGCATAGAGTGTagtcaaaaaagaaaactagCAGCGTCCCCTCCTAGAAGAACAATAAACGATGAAATCGATGAAGAAGACGAGGCTGCCGGCCCGAGCAGAGGTAGTCGTAGTAGTAGTCGTCgtagtagtagcagtagtagtagcagtagcagtagtaaCCGTAGACAAGGCAATGTAAGTAACATGGATGAACATTATGGACTAAACAATGGACAAGCAGAGcgtacaaaaaatgaaaatgcaaTCGATTATGTACATAACGATATAGAGGAAACATACGAATTACCTGATTATGACacaataaaggaaaaagaaaggagaagaaaggaAGACTATGATAACAACTCGTACGAAATGAACGAAAACGAATTCATAAGAAGTATATCTGAGGATGAAGTTAATGAAAGAATCAAAAGGTTAGGAGAAAGCGTAGATGTTAAGGAGATGTTTATTATTTGGAATTATGTGAATGGGTtcgaaagaacaaaatatattaacatggaaaataatattattgaATATTGTGAGAACCTTGCATCTGCTTATAACGTATCTAGAAAGACAAAAGCTGAACAATGGATTAAGGTGTACTATTATATGAAAGATGAACTGTTTTACAAGGAACGCAAATTTTACAAGAAATTATATAACTTTCTCGAGCATGGGCCCAGCTCGAAGAAGCTATTTTTAGAGTTCCTTAATCAGACCAAACTCTCCTGGAGAAACTTCCGAAGGGACGTGAACAGCATCTGCATGGAGATGCTGAACTCGACCTTGACGGGGTTTTGA